A section of the Ignavibacteriales bacterium genome encodes:
- the groL gene encoding chaperonin GroEL (60 kDa chaperone family; promotes refolding of misfolded polypeptides especially under stressful conditions; forms two stacked rings of heptamers to form a barrel-shaped 14mer; ends can be capped by GroES; misfolded proteins enter the barrel where they are refolded when GroES binds): protein MMSKIIEFNSEARNALKKGVDTLANAVKVTLGPKGRNVVIDKKFGAPTVTKDGVTVAKEIEIEDPVENMGAQMVKEVASKTSDVAGDGTTTATVLAQAIVREGLKFVTSGVNPMDIKRGIDLAVGELVKGLKEISNDIKESKEIAQVGAISANNDKYIGDLIAEAMDKVGKDGVITVEEAKGTETMVDVVEGMQFDRGYLSPYFVTNAETMEAELEDPYILIHDKKISTMKDLLPILEKTAQGGKSLLIIAEDIEGEALATLVVNKLRGTLKVAAVKAPGFGDRRKAMLQDIAVLTDGTVISEEQGYKLENATVSYLGSAKRVVIDKDNTTIVEGAGKTEEIQKRIKEIKAQVENTTSDYDKEKLQERLAKLSGGVAVLKIGAATEVEMKEKKARVEDALHATRAAVEEGIVPGGGVALLRVANKLDKVKADNHDIQIGVDIIRRAIEEPIRQIVHNAGLEGSVVVNKVKEGEGNFGFNAATDEYEDLVKAGVIDPTKVTRVALENAASVASLLLMTEATIVEKPEKEAAPMMPPGGMGGGMDMY from the coding sequence ATTATGTCAAAAATAATCGAATTTAACAGCGAAGCAAGGAACGCTCTCAAAAAAGGCGTCGATACTCTTGCTAACGCGGTTAAGGTTACTCTCGGACCGAAAGGACGCAATGTCGTCATCGACAAAAAGTTCGGCGCCCCGACCGTAACCAAAGACGGTGTTACCGTCGCTAAAGAGATCGAGATCGAAGACCCGGTCGAAAATATGGGAGCGCAGATGGTTAAAGAAGTCGCTTCCAAGACTTCCGACGTCGCCGGTGACGGTACTACTACTGCTACCGTTCTCGCGCAGGCTATCGTCCGCGAAGGCCTCAAATTCGTCACATCCGGTGTTAACCCGATGGACATCAAAAGAGGCATCGACCTTGCTGTCGGTGAACTCGTAAAAGGTCTCAAAGAAATTTCAAACGACATCAAAGAAAGTAAAGAGATCGCCCAGGTCGGCGCTATCTCAGCTAATAATGACAAGTACATCGGCGACCTTATCGCCGAGGCTATGGATAAAGTAGGCAAAGACGGTGTTATCACTGTAGAGGAAGCAAAAGGTACCGAGACTATGGTCGACGTTGTTGAAGGTATGCAGTTCGACCGCGGTTACCTCTCCCCTTACTTCGTCACTAACGCCGAGACTATGGAAGCCGAGCTCGAAGACCCGTACATTCTAATACACGATAAGAAGATCTCCACTATGAAGGACCTCCTCCCTATCCTCGAAAAAACTGCGCAGGGCGGAAAGTCTCTCCTTATTATCGCTGAAGACATAGAGGGCGAAGCGCTCGCTACTCTCGTTGTCAATAAGCTCCGCGGTACGCTAAAAGTCGCTGCCGTTAAAGCTCCCGGATTCGGCGACAGGAGAAAAGCTATGCTCCAGGATATCGCTGTACTCACTGACGGTACCGTTATCTCTGAAGAGCAGGGCTACAAGCTCGAAAACGCGACCGTATCTTATCTAGGAAGCGCTAAGCGCGTTGTCATCGACAAGGACAATACGACCATCGTCGAAGGCGCAGGCAAGACCGAAGAGATACAAAAGCGGATCAAAGAAATTAAAGCACAGGTAGAGAACACCACATCAGACTACGACAAAGAAAAGCTCCAGGAGCGCCTTGCTAAGCTCTCCGGCGGTGTCGCGGTCCTTAAGATCGGTGCTGCTACCGAAGTCGAAATGAAAGAAAAGAAAGCTCGTGTGGAAGACGCTCTTCACGCTACTCGCGCGGCTGTCGAGGAAGGTATAGTTCCCGGCGGCGGTGTTGCTCTTCTCCGCGTTGCTAATAAGCTCGATAAAGTAAAAGCTGACAACCACGACATTCAGATCGGCGTGGACATAATCCGCAGGGCTATCGAAGAGCCCATCAGGCAGATAGTTCACAACGCAGGTCTCGAAGGCTCCGTTGTCGTTAACAAAGTAAAAGAAGGCGAAGGAAACTTCGGCTTCAACGCTGCTACCGATGAATACGAAGACCTGGTGAAAGCCGGCGTCATAGACCCGACTAAGGTAACACGCGTGGCTCTCGAAAACGCTGCATCAGTCGCTTCACTGCTACTCATGACGGAAGCAACCATCGTAGAGAAACCCGAAAAAGAAGCTGCACCAATGATGCCTCCGGGCGGAATGGGCGGCGGTATGGATATGTATTAA
- the groES gene encoding co-chaperone GroES, with translation MNLKPLQDRILVKPMEAEETTSSGIIIPDTAKEKPMKGEIVAVGSGKVTEDGKSIPMELKVGDKVLYGKYSGTEITIDNVEYLIMRESDVYAII, from the coding sequence ATGAACCTAAAACCACTTCAGGACAGAATTCTCGTTAAGCCGATGGAGGCTGAAGAGACCACATCCTCCGGTATCATTATCCCCGACACTGCAAAAGAAAAGCCTATGAAAGGCGAGATCGTTGCGGTCGGAAGCGGAAAAGTAACCGAGGATGGAAAATCAATTCCAATGGAGCTCAAAGTCGGCGATAAAGTACTTTACGGTAAATACTCCGGTACTGAAATCACTATAGATAACGTTGAATATCTCATTATGAGAGAATCTGATGTGTATGCTATCATCTAG
- a CDS encoding VWA domain-containing protein, whose translation MRKSNDYSQSNFVRNYFLVILSVVFVFSLMILTINKVTGSGNNFIGKLGKTLLIPKEAGRNSGHIQMDMRLNNNYYYDEKNGQVYLYLDIKADNIEVSNEDRTPMNLSIVVDRSGSMNSSNKLGYVKEAVNYILDELNYDDYVSIVTYDDYVDVLQKSSQMESRYDLKDKVNRLESGGYTNLSGGMLEGFDQVKDTYRSGYVNRVLLLSDGIANRGITEVYKLKDLVKEKNYRDGIVLSTFGVGSDFNEDLMSSIADYGRGNYYFINNPERIPRIFAEELRGISTLAGQNAKVKIQFPADYFRLNKVFGYPYDAEGSSVTIDFKDIFAGERKTVLLKFDVIKKSSKHQKFYADLQYNDATENGRWVTDYQDVSITPTESASIYRDNFDEEVQQQVAMFEANEIMEEAMKLTDEGRYDDARARLQTGRDEIQQEFGELAPSPEMNRQMESLDKYEKDLDGVENKTEEERSTMQKSAKYDNYNIRKGKEEQDE comes from the coding sequence ATGAGAAAGAGCAACGACTACTCACAAAGTAATTTCGTCCGCAACTACTTTCTCGTTATTTTGTCGGTGGTGTTCGTGTTTTCGCTAATGATACTGACCATCAACAAGGTAACGGGAAGCGGTAATAATTTCATTGGAAAGCTTGGAAAGACGCTTTTAATTCCTAAGGAAGCAGGTAGGAATAGCGGTCATATCCAGATGGATATGCGTTTGAATAACAACTACTATTACGACGAGAAGAATGGGCAGGTATATCTATACCTGGATATAAAAGCCGACAACATCGAAGTGTCTAATGAGGACAGGACACCGATGAACCTCTCGATCGTTGTAGATAGAAGCGGTTCGATGAATAGTTCGAATAAGCTGGGCTATGTGAAGGAGGCAGTGAATTACATTCTCGACGAGTTGAATTACGATGATTATGTTTCCATAGTAACGTATGATGACTATGTGGACGTATTACAGAAGTCTTCGCAGATGGAGAGCCGTTACGATCTAAAGGATAAAGTGAACAGGCTGGAGTCCGGCGGATATACAAATCTCAGCGGCGGAATGCTGGAGGGATTCGACCAGGTGAAGGATACTTACAGAAGCGGTTACGTGAACAGAGTGCTCTTGCTCTCCGATGGAATTGCGAACAGGGGAATCACTGAAGTTTACAAGCTAAAGGATCTGGTGAAAGAAAAGAACTACCGCGACGGTATAGTCCTTTCTACTTTTGGTGTAGGAAGTGATTTTAATGAGGACCTGATGAGTTCGATAGCCGATTACGGCAGAGGAAATTATTACTTCATTAACAATCCGGAAAGGATACCGAGAATATTTGCCGAGGAACTCAGGGGCATCAGTACATTAGCAGGGCAGAACGCAAAGGTTAAGATACAATTTCCGGCAGATTATTTCAGATTGAATAAGGTTTTCGGTTACCCGTATGATGCAGAGGGAAGCAGTGTAACAATAGATTTTAAAGATATATTCGCGGGAGAAAGAAAGACCGTGCTATTGAAATTCGACGTGATCAAAAAATCAAGCAAGCACCAGAAGTTCTATGCCGATCTTCAATATAACGATGCGACCGAAAACGGCAGATGGGTGACCGATTACCAGGACGTTTCAATAACTCCTACGGAGAGTGCGTCGATATACAGGGATAACTTCGATGAAGAGGTTCAGCAACAGGTAGCGATGTTCGAGGCTAACGAGATAATGGAAGAGGCAATGAAGCTTACAGACGAGGGCAGGTATGACGATGCAAGAGCAAGACTTCAGACGGGCAGGGATGAGATCCAGCAGGAGTTTGGAGAACTGGCGCCTTCACCGGAGATGAACAGGCAGATGGAAAGTCTTGATAAGTATGAAAAGGACCTCGACGGAGTAGAGAATAAGACAGAGGAAGAGAGAAGTACTATGCAGAAGTCAGCAAAGTATGATAATTATAATATAAGAAAGGGTAAAGAGGAGCAGGACGAGTAG
- a CDS encoding UBP-type zinc finger domain-containing protein, with the protein MSEYCGHFTGEDLKTAKAYECEECVKTGDTWVHLRTCQTCGATLCCDNSPNRHMTKHANEMGHPVVISSEPDEYWAYCYPDDMFMRYR; encoded by the coding sequence ATGAGCGAATACTGCGGGCATTTTACGGGTGAAGATCTTAAGACAGCAAAGGCATACGAGTGCGAGGAGTGCGTGAAGACAGGCGACACATGGGTGCATTTAAGGACGTGCCAGACATGCGGGGCGACGCTTTGCTGTGATAACTCACCAAACAGGCACATGACAAAACATGCGAACGAAATGGGACACCCGGTTGTGATATCGTCTGAACCGGATGAATACTGGGCTTATTGTTATCCAGATGATATGTTTATGAGATATAGATAG
- a CDS encoding DUF922 domain-containing protein: protein MKTLILLFIVIFSLFFMQDVITAQIKVTVSSASGSTDTKGVNFSNLKSFFVNLRDKLPGDWSGNVEWKYYNKGDSIYLITLIPKYRIILPKWIEASSQPKECQEIYDKEIGYLEEHEKEHQQILDDLLTKLENELSKKSPRTSISDLEKIIEEYNVELDDKTKELDDTTDHGRKDRSYDLPETCK, encoded by the coding sequence ATGAAGACATTAATTTTACTATTTATAGTAATTTTTTCATTATTTTTTATGCAAGATGTCATAACAGCACAAATAAAAGTTACTGTTTCATCTGCAAGCGGATCTACCGACACGAAAGGAGTGAATTTCTCAAACCTAAAGTCATTCTTTGTTAATCTTCGGGATAAATTACCCGGCGACTGGAGTGGAAATGTTGAGTGGAAATATTACAACAAAGGCGATTCTATTTACCTCATTACTCTGATCCCTAAATATCGTATCATCCTGCCTAAATGGATTGAAGCATCTAGTCAACCCAAAGAATGCCAGGAAATATATGATAAAGAGATTGGGTATCTGGAGGAACACGAAAAAGAGCATCAACAAATTCTCGATGATCTATTGACAAAATTAGAAAATGAATTATCGAAAAAATCACCGCGAACATCTATATCGGATTTAGAAAAAATTATTGAAGAGTATAACGTTGAGCTGGATGACAAGACCAAAGAGTTAGACGATACCACAGACCATGGAAGAAAAGATCGTTCGTACGATTTACCTGAAACTTGTAAATAA
- the ypdA gene encoding YpdA family putative bacillithiol disulfide reductase, producing MQYDIIIIGAGPIGLACGIEAEKKGLSYLIIEKGCIVNSIFHYPTNMTFFSTSERLELGGVPFVSHGMKPTRREALEYYRRVADSYKLNIHTYETVESIKGVKHVTAKEGETITLGGEKFTMMKSIDLSDGYVVKTNNHSYITKYIIIATGFYDYAVTMDVPGEDLPKVRHYFDEAHPYAYQNVAVIGAGNSAVDVALETYRTGANVTMVIREPELKKGVKYWVRPDIENRIKEGSIKAYFNSTVKEVKEKELVILTPEGEITIPNDFVFAMTGYKPDFTFLEKIGLEVKDNMPVFNRDTLESSKPGIFYAGVILGGMETDKLFIENSIEHGERIIKEILNRKDS from the coding sequence GTGCAATATGACATTATAATAATAGGAGCGGGTCCCATCGGGCTTGCATGCGGTATCGAAGCCGAAAAGAAAGGGCTTAGCTATCTCATTATCGAGAAAGGCTGTATCGTTAATTCGATCTTCCACTACCCTACTAATATGACGTTCTTCTCCACGTCGGAGAGGCTCGAACTCGGCGGGGTGCCTTTCGTATCACACGGAATGAAACCTACACGCCGTGAAGCGCTCGAATATTACCGCCGTGTCGCCGATTCTTACAAACTTAACATTCACACCTACGAAACTGTGGAATCCATAAAGGGTGTTAAACATGTAACCGCAAAAGAAGGCGAAACGATCACACTCGGCGGCGAAAAATTTACAATGATGAAATCCATCGACCTATCGGATGGCTACGTAGTAAAAACAAACAATCACTCATACATTACAAAATACATTATCATAGCAACCGGCTTCTATGACTATGCAGTTACAATGGATGTCCCCGGTGAAGACCTGCCTAAGGTCAGGCACTACTTCGATGAAGCCCACCCGTACGCTTACCAAAACGTCGCCGTCATTGGCGCGGGCAACTCAGCCGTCGATGTCGCGCTGGAAACATACCGCACCGGTGCTAACGTTACAATGGTTATTCGCGAACCTGAGCTCAAGAAAGGTGTGAAATACTGGGTGCGTCCCGACATAGAGAACCGCATTAAGGAAGGCTCTATCAAAGCATATTTCAACTCGACAGTAAAAGAAGTCAAGGAAAAGGAATTGGTAATTCTAACTCCGGAGGGCGAAATCACGATACCGAATGACTTCGTCTTTGCAATGACCGGCTATAAACCCGATTTTACTTTCCTGGAAAAGATCGGTCTTGAAGTGAAGGACAACATGCCCGTATTTAACCGCGATACCCTTGAATCCAGCAAACCCGGGATATTCTACGCCGGCGTCATACTCGGCGGTATGGAAACCGATAAACTCTTCATCGAAAACTCCATCGAACACGGCGAGAGAATAATCAAAGAGATTCTCAATCGGAAAGATTCATAA
- the pyk gene encoding pyruvate kinase produces the protein MIYKKTKIICTIGPAVEIEEKIEALITAGMDGARLNFSHGNHEQHLSYINNIRTVCDRLHKMVAIIQDLGGPKIRIGKLENGQLEINKGDKINICADQVIGNHERISTNYSGIINDLKKDHPVLIDDGTLELKVLSNEPDSNCIHCEVVRGGILKENKGLNLPDTDIKLHSLTEKDKKDLEFGLEHNVDFIAMSFVRSADDIYYLRSLIEEKGKKVPIIAKIERREAIDNIDSIIEASDLVMVARGDLGVELSTEEVPVLQKMIIRKCNEKIRPVITATQMLDSMIEQPIPTRAEASDIANAILDGTDCVMLSGETSTGAYPIESVEMMKKIILRTETIKKSSYFQELFVEDSPENTLHTIANSASEIAARLNAKAIICITHTGKTPLLLSNHRPGAQIIAATFNMSVIRYFKLIWGVESLLIKKDEDGREEYNAVLHQIREKIRDHKILNAGDRVIIVSSLPLAEGESANNISVSAI, from the coding sequence TTGATATATAAAAAGACCAAAATAATCTGTACGATAGGTCCTGCAGTAGAAATCGAAGAAAAAATAGAAGCGCTCATCACTGCCGGTATGGACGGTGCGCGTCTGAATTTCTCACACGGCAACCATGAACAGCATCTGAGCTATATTAATAACATCCGAACCGTATGCGACAGGCTCCATAAAATGGTCGCGATCATTCAGGACCTCGGCGGTCCAAAGATTCGCATTGGTAAGCTCGAAAACGGACAACTTGAGATCAATAAAGGTGATAAAATTAATATATGCGCTGATCAGGTCATTGGAAATCATGAAAGAATATCCACTAACTACTCCGGCATCATCAACGATCTTAAAAAGGATCATCCTGTTCTTATAGATGACGGCACTCTGGAACTTAAAGTCCTTTCAAATGAACCGGATAGCAATTGCATCCACTGCGAAGTGGTTAGAGGGGGCATACTAAAAGAAAATAAAGGACTGAACCTTCCCGACACCGATATCAAGTTACATTCTCTAACAGAGAAAGATAAAAAAGACCTCGAATTCGGCCTCGAACATAATGTCGATTTTATTGCAATGAGTTTTGTGAGAAGCGCCGATGATATCTATTATCTGCGCTCGCTCATTGAAGAAAAGGGTAAGAAGGTTCCCATTATTGCCAAAATAGAACGCCGTGAGGCAATCGATAACATTGATTCTATCATTGAAGCATCAGACCTTGTTATGGTCGCGCGGGGTGATCTGGGTGTGGAACTTTCCACAGAGGAAGTCCCCGTCCTGCAGAAAATGATCATACGCAAATGCAACGAAAAGATACGACCTGTAATTACCGCTACGCAAATGCTCGACTCGATGATAGAACAGCCGATTCCGACCCGTGCTGAAGCGTCCGACATCGCTAACGCCATCCTCGACGGCACCGACTGCGTAATGCTGTCCGGTGAAACTTCCACCGGGGCATACCCTATTGAGTCGGTCGAGATGATGAAAAAGATCATCCTCCGCACCGAGACAATTAAAAAATCGTCCTACTTCCAGGAGCTTTTCGTTGAAGATTCTCCGGAAAATACATTGCATACGATTGCTAACTCAGCATCCGAAATAGCCGCGCGCCTTAATGCAAAGGCTATCATATGCATAACACACACTGGGAAAACTCCCCTGCTTTTATCGAATCACCGCCCGGGCGCGCAGATCATTGCCGCAACTTTTAACATGTCGGTGATAAGGTATTTCAAACTCATCTGGGGTGTCGAGTCATTGCTGATTAAAAAAGACGAGGACGGACGGGAGGAGTATAACGCGGTCCTGCATCAAATACGTGAGAAGATTCGCGATCACAAAATTCTTAACGCAGGTGACAGGGTTATTATCGTTTCTTCATTACCTCTCGCAGAAGGTGAATCTGCAAATAATATTTCCGTAAGTGCAATATGA
- a CDS encoding SDR family oxidoreductase, producing MKKLLNKTVLITGATSGIGRSTAYLLAEHGANIIIAGRRKERLEEAASELDKSGVKVYTMQLDVRNYDDVEKAVSELPDEWKKIDILVNNAGLSRGLNKIHEGVLDDWEEMIDTNVKGLLYVSKCVIPLMLANNSGHVVNIGSIAGHEVYPAGNVYCATKHAVDAITKGMRMDLNGTGVKVTTIDPGLVETEFSNVRFRGDDERAKAVYKGMTPLTPDEVAEAILFVVTCSENMVVAEMILLPKDQASSTMVHRS from the coding sequence ATGAAAAAACTATTAAATAAAACGGTTTTGATAACGGGAGCGACGAGCGGGATAGGAAGATCGACGGCGTATTTACTTGCTGAACATGGCGCCAATATAATTATTGCCGGAAGAAGAAAAGAAAGGCTGGAGGAAGCGGCAAGTGAGTTAGATAAAAGTGGTGTGAAAGTTTATACAATGCAACTGGATGTGCGAAATTACGATGATGTCGAAAAAGCTGTAAGTGAATTACCCGATGAGTGGAAAAAGATAGATATATTAGTAAACAATGCCGGACTATCAAGGGGATTAAATAAAATCCATGAAGGAGTGCTGGATGACTGGGAGGAGATGATAGATACTAATGTAAAGGGTTTGCTCTATGTTTCTAAGTGTGTGATACCGCTTATGCTGGCAAATAACTCCGGGCATGTGGTAAATATTGGTTCGATCGCGGGACACGAAGTATATCCGGCGGGAAATGTTTACTGCGCGACAAAACATGCCGTGGATGCAATTACAAAGGGAATGAGAATGGACCTAAATGGGACGGGAGTAAAGGTGACGACGATAGACCCGGGGCTTGTTGAAACGGAGTTCAGTAATGTGAGATTCCGGGGAGATGATGAGAGAGCCAAGGCGGTATATAAGGGTATGACGCCGCTAACTCCGGATGAAGTAGCCGAGGCAATTTTGTTCGTGGTTACATGCAGTGAGAATATGGTTGTTGCCGAGATGATATTGCTTCCAAAAGACCAGGCGAGTTCGACAATGGTACATAGGAGTTAA
- a CDS encoding S8 family peptidase, producing the protein MKGIILIIFAALLHLPLSANSTPRIDPYLQEKMNSSQDYEQIPIYISFNEHMRLQDFADLPYNMPKAERRKVVIQRLMTFAEQRQRDVREYLDGKFASRNVGYYEVLWINNSIRLSADEQTIMDLASDFDNVEMLHYDYPYPTNELTDEPKYGAPFSSFSRSDIMTINPGITLMNADDVWAYGNKGAGVLVANADDGFHWRHPDVVHNIYQNLGEDINHNGMTVIYGSGTTSAFDPGDINGVDDDGNGKVDDLVGWDFTTNNYNITTASHGTATLSTVIGDGTMGNQTGVAPEAKCILMRNSSGQTEQWAAFQYALQMGADIVTSSLSWKWNPNTGSPAPPDYSMFRTACDMSLAAGMIHTNSTSNDGGSVNTTRPIPVNISTAGNVPAPWIHPDQLLVGNISGTIGVGNVEVNSDVIYSTSPYGPSTWGNWALWGTYTYSIDPNHRDYPYSRTAPVEVPDSMGLIKPDVTAPGQNSIAVYVSSGTGYGSLFGGTSSATPHTAGCVALMLSINPEMLPQDIAKVIQLTAVEKGDPGKDNRYGAGRIDALAATTSPKFTLEGINGGSNMLISNTLASSDTAKELVGLKISTNVNPQVGSLKSIQFGMVTNASGSHISSFDLYYDADNSNNVSTGDVLLKSLPFQSGPLTFDEIKFKFLDTERKIILCARTTASANNTHTVDVGLLDTNQVTAYYTTRPFGTNFPFGSVSGIGNTNQELSYTLQQNYPNPFNPTTLINYSIAKDGFVNISVFDAVGRRIGVLVNGVKTAGNYSVEFDADFFGGLSSGVYYYRISSLGFTDIKKMILLK; encoded by the coding sequence ATGAAGGGAATAATATTAATTATTTTCGCTGCGCTTTTGCATTTACCATTAAGCGCTAACAGTACCCCAAGGATAGATCCGTATTTACAGGAAAAAATGAACTCGTCACAGGATTATGAGCAAATACCTATATATATAAGTTTCAATGAGCATATGAGGCTTCAGGATTTTGCAGATCTTCCGTACAATATGCCAAAGGCAGAGAGACGCAAGGTAGTAATTCAAAGACTCATGACGTTTGCTGAGCAAAGGCAGAGAGACGTAAGGGAATATCTCGACGGGAAATTCGCATCGCGGAACGTAGGGTATTATGAGGTATTGTGGATAAACAATTCGATACGTTTATCGGCTGATGAGCAGACAATAATGGACCTGGCGAGCGATTTTGACAATGTCGAGATGCTTCACTATGACTATCCATACCCGACGAACGAGCTGACAGATGAACCCAAATACGGTGCACCGTTTTCAAGTTTTTCCAGATCCGACATAATGACAATAAATCCTGGTATTACCCTGATGAATGCCGATGATGTATGGGCGTATGGGAATAAGGGCGCAGGGGTATTGGTCGCAAATGCCGATGACGGATTTCACTGGAGACATCCTGACGTAGTGCACAACATTTATCAGAATCTGGGTGAGGATATTAATCACAATGGTATGACAGTTATTTACGGAAGCGGAACGACATCAGCATTCGATCCGGGTGACATAAACGGTGTAGACGACGACGGAAATGGAAAAGTAGATGACCTGGTCGGATGGGATTTTACGACGAATAACTATAATATAACGACAGCATCACACGGTACCGCTACACTGAGTACGGTGATAGGCGACGGAACAATGGGCAACCAGACCGGTGTGGCTCCCGAAGCAAAATGTATCCTGATGAGAAACAGCTCCGGCCAAACAGAGCAGTGGGCGGCTTTCCAATATGCATTACAAATGGGAGCTGACATCGTAACGAGTTCGCTGAGCTGGAAATGGAATCCAAATACGGGAAGCCCGGCACCACCCGATTACAGTATGTTTAGAACTGCGTGCGATATGTCGCTCGCGGCTGGGATGATACATACAAATTCAACAAGTAATGACGGAGGTTCAGTAAATACTACGAGACCTATCCCGGTGAATATTTCAACCGCAGGTAATGTACCTGCACCATGGATACATCCTGATCAATTATTAGTAGGAAACATAAGCGGGACGATCGGTGTAGGTAATGTAGAAGTTAATTCAGATGTAATATATTCCACCTCACCATACGGACCTTCAACATGGGGAAACTGGGCATTATGGGGAACATACACATATTCTATAGATCCTAATCACAGGGATTATCCGTACAGCAGGACAGCCCCGGTAGAGGTTCCCGATTCAATGGGCTTGATAAAGCCGGATGTTACAGCACCCGGACAGAATTCGATCGCTGTGTATGTAAGCTCGGGTACGGGGTATGGTTCACTCTTCGGAGGAACATCATCTGCTACTCCGCATACAGCCGGTTGTGTTGCTTTGATGCTTTCGATCAATCCGGAAATGCTCCCTCAGGATATAGCAAAAGTGATCCAGTTAACAGCTGTCGAAAAAGGTGATCCGGGTAAGGATAACCGTTACGGAGCAGGAAGGATAGATGCATTAGCGGCGACGACGTCTCCGAAATTTACACTCGAAGGTATCAACGGCGGAAGCAACATGCTCATTAGTAATACACTTGCTTCGAGCGATACAGCGAAAGAGTTAGTTGGGCTTAAAATATCTACCAATGTAAATCCACAAGTTGGGTCACTCAAGTCGATCCAGTTTGGTATGGTAACGAATGCATCAGGATCGCATATTAGTTCGTTCGATCTGTATTATGATGCAGACAATAGCAATAATGTCAGCACCGGTGATGTGCTCTTAAAATCGCTTCCATTCCAGAGCGGACCGCTTACTTTTGATGAAATTAAGTTCAAATTCCTCGACACTGAAAGGAAGATAATCCTTTGTGCCAGAACAACCGCTTCAGCAAACAATACGCATACAGTTGATGTAGGTTTACTGGATACGAACCAGGTAACTGCTTACTATACGACAAGACCTTTTGGTACGAATTTCCCATTTGGATCGGTAAGCGGAATAGGCAATACTAACCAGGAGCTATCGTATACTTTGCAACAGAATTACCCGAACCCATTTAATCCTACAACGCTTATAAATTACTCGATCGCTAAAGACGGTTTTGTGAATATAAGTGTCTTCGATGCGGTAGGCAGAAGGATAGGGGTACTTGTAAACGGTGTTAAAACTGCCGGAAACTATAGTGTAGAATTTGATGCAGATTTCTTCGGCGGATTATCCAGTGGTGTTTACTATTACAGGATTAGCTCACTGGGATTTACCGATATTAAAAAAATGATATTACTTAAGTAA